The Spirosoma oryzicola region CGTTGCATTACCTCCATAAATATAACATTTTTTAGCCCATCTTCGGAGGTCGCCACCGTTTTATTTTTCTCAGGATGTTCCTTCGTTATAATTCTTCTAAACTTCCCATTTACGTCCTTCACTCTAGCTTGTACCTCACCATTTTCCCTAGCCAAGTCTAAGCCTCCTTTGATTAAGTCTGTATCTAGGTTAATAGTTTCATTTTTGCCTGCTTCAAAAGTGAGATTAGCCTCACTAATATTAGATGCTTTTAATTGAGCGTCAAGCCATTCGGCAGCATCATCTCCTATTTCATCTGAGTTTGTATACGTAACATTTATATATAAGTTTTCAACTTTTTGTGCTTTAAATATTTCTTCAAATATATCTGTTGACTGCTGAATATTTACTGAAAAATCTTCATCGCTACTTACTACTTTTCCTATCGCTTTTGTGAAGAAATCCTGTGCATTTTTAATGGTAAAATCAGAAGATAATTTCAGCGCTAATCTATGAGCTTGTGGCACAAATACGTACTCTGTTTCTTGTTTATTTGGGTATAAACCTTTTTCAAGATTCATAGTAATTTCTTCTCTTGTAATTACGCTGACCCAACTATTATTTTCTAGATCAGTAAACCGCGTAATTCGCCCATAGTAGAACTCTTGACCATCGATGTTTTCAGGAAACATTGTTCTTAGAAATGCTCTTTTACCCCTACCAACATGTTCTGTTATTGTGTTGCTGTAAATGTCTTGGAAAATCTGCTTATAAGCATCTTCGCCTTGACGTCTATTTGATATAAGCTTTATATTTAGAAGCAAATAGGTAAATGGGAATTGCTTAGGTTTCTTAGATTTATCTTTTCGGATAAAAGCCATAATTAATTGAGTGACTATTAAACAAAGTGGATACTTGACTGAAGGACAGTGAACTTGCTGTCGATACAATAATACGATAAGGCATTACCTTGGACAAATTTGAGGTTGATTTTCATCTTACCTTTTTAGAAACAGGTAGACGTCTACACAGCGACAGGTATTAAGTAGTAGTGATACTTAATCGAAGACTACATCTTTCAAGAGTGCAATCTTTTGGTAAAGACGGTTAAAATGGGCGTCACTGAGACGGTTATAACAAAGCTCAGCAGGCTAATAAAGATGAAGGCTGTCGCTAGTAGCAGCCTGAATGGGAACAGTAGTATTTTCATTGAGTGGATACCCATTTTGAGTTATTACGTGGCAGTCGACAAAGGCTCTATTGAGCTTTCCCAGCAGGGTGGTACGGTCGAGCGAATGAATAGCTCGTTTATTAAGCCATTCATAATAGGACCAGGCTATTGACATCGGTAGGGTGTATCGATACTCTTTGTTGGCTGGCCGTTCGGCCCAGTTGTATACCTGCTTTCGGATGCGCTCGTAGTGTTCGGCCAGCTGCATCGCTGATCCCAACATATAAGGCCGGTTGTTGAGATCGGACCAGGCCATGAATGCCTGAGTGCTGTACATATACAGCACGTTTACTTCGCCAGGGGTTAGTTTTAGTTTGATTTTTAGCATTGCTTCTGCATACTCTTGTTCATCTTTTTAAGAAAACCGGGTAGGGGTTCACCCTTTATCGGGACTGGCTCCAGGATTTCAACGTGCTTGCAGTGGAGATATAGCCCACCCTTCGGGCCTTGGGTCAAATGGGCTTCGATATGCACCTTGGCCATCTTACCAAGGCCACCCCAGAGGAAGTTTTTCCGAACTCGATACTTGCAGGTGATCTCCGTTTTTTCTGGGTTGTTGACCGCTTCCAGCAGATCAGAATGAACGGGTACCGTGAAATTGACCCGTAGACCATCGTTGTCCCAGGCTCGCTGAGCGTGATAGCTTACCCAGGTATCGAAACTGAAAAAGCCCAGGCTGACAGGTTCGACAATTTCCCGTTTTGGTCGCTTCTTCTGCTTCTTTTTCGGTGACGGATCGGGCGTGACCACGCTGGGCGAATCCACGCCGGGCGTAGGTATGGCAAAGAGTTCGGTTTGCATAGCGTCTATTGTTTAGGGAAATGAGCTAGAATTGAGCCTACTGAAACGGCTTTGTTCATGCGGCCATTTGTTGATGGCTGACAGGGGCGGTCGTTGATGGGGGGCGCTGTTGAACTTGGAATGCCGTTCCAGGCTTGTTCGGGAGCGGGCGCTGCTGGTGGAGTGCTAGTAAAAGGCTTGCGTTGGGGTTGAACCGTAGCGGGAGTAGGGGCAAGAAATACTTCTGGTGGTATGGTGTCGTAATGGTTGTCAATATGGTAGCAGCGATTGTCGTAAACCTCGACCTGGTGCAGCTTGCCTTCTAAAAACCATTTTCTAATGGTCGGATTTCGCTTGAAATAATCCAGACCGTAATACTGGATTTTCTTTTTAAGGGGTGAGTGACCCGGCACGGTACGGCCCTGTTCCAGATAATCCATGTTCCAGGATTTAATACCCAGATTGTCTGTCAGTAAATCAATTGTCTCGGTGTAGCGGGCTCCAATGTCGCGGGCAGTACTAATCATGTGCCGAGGCATATAGAAGGTTAGCTTGGGTGCCTGATCTGGTTGATTGACCCAAACAGGGTGGCATTCTTTAAGGAAGTTGTGCAGCTCCGCCCAGCGGTAAGCATCAAATAGTAGATTGGAATACAGCCCCCGTAGCTCATGGTCTAGTCCCCGTGGGAACATGGCCCGCTCATCCGCTTTGTCGAAGGAATACCAAACCCAAGGTTTGCCGTTTGGCTTGCTGAGATACTCCTGGGTGTGCGGATGAAAGTGGAGATGAAACTTGAAAAGGGACTGCTGAGGGTCACTAGGACAGCCGGTCGATGGGTGTTTTGCGCGTTGCATGACGAAATTTTCATTTTTCGCGCTTTCTATAGTATATACAGAGATTATACGACATTCTATCGATCTAACGATTTATCGATCTATCGCCTAACTCTATAGAATATTCTATAGAAAGCCGGGGGAAAAAATTAAAAAGTTTGGGCAATATTCTACCAGTCAGCCTTTTAGGGCTGTTTTTTTACGGGGTTGCTTTCTGTCAAATAGACAGGTAATATGTAGCTTCCCCTACCCAACGTATAGCGCTATACGTCGGTATTTTGACCTTTAGGGACCTTGTCAGCGAGGTTAAAGTTTCCGGCCAGTTGTTACACCGACCGGAAAGCTATCCCTTCATGCAAGTGACCAGGTCCCACCCTGATCGCACCGAAGGCAGGATTCGAACCTGCAACCTGTCGCTGCTTCTAGGCGAAGCGACCGCTCTACCATTTGAGCTACATCGGCCCGGATATGGCCCGGTTGCCATCCACTTCGCAGCCGTCCAGGGCTGGACGAGTAGTACCGTAGCTTGAGTGTCTATCTCGACGGTACTTTACTCGCAAAGGCTTGTGGCCCCTTAAAGCCCATTTAAGGGCGTATCGTCACCCAAATAATCGGGTCTGTTCGCTTATTATATGAGTCACCGCTGGCGAATCTCCCGCAAACTGGGCGATCTGGCGGTCAACGTCCGCTTCGATTTCGAGTGCAGCCTTCAGATTGGTCTGAGTTCTGCTTTTGAAATACTTTTTCTGAGCCGTTCGCATCTTAGCTACGGTAACGACAAACGTAATTTCTGGGGTCATGATGTAACAGGACTGGTTTGACGGTTCTGACAGCGGGCTTCGCCGTGGCCGTTGAGGGCTGTTTGCGTCTTAAAGGTGCGACCGCACGAACGACACTGGATAGACTCGGTTTCTACGGATGCTGGCGTTATAGGAGCCGGATCGGTCGCGGCTACCACCGCTGGTTGGTTAGCTAGTTCGGCCTGGAACTGCTCGTAGAAATAGCTCCGCAAAAATTCTAAGGGACTTGTTTTGGCTACATTGGCTCGATAGCCGATTGTCGTTAGTGCCATACGTTGGCGGTGGCCGTCGCCCGGCACTTGGATGGCTTTGTCCAGGATGGACCGCATGTCCTGTAAAATGGCTGTCTGGCTCATGCTGCTAACCGTACCAGTGACGGTGTTTTGAGTGACAGGCTTAACCAGATCAGTACCTTTTTGGTACGTAGCTCGGTAATTTCCTGAGCCAGATTCGCGTAGCTGACGCCCTGGTCGTGGAGCACTTTCTGACAGCGCTGGAGGTGGTCGATCTGCTGTTCGATTTCGTCGATAATCTGCCAGCGATCCGCTTTTGTCAGCTGTTCGAAGCCGACTAAAGCAATGAGTTGGGGAATAGTACGCATGGGAAGGGATAGTTAACTAGGGTTACTCGAAACGTCTACTTTGCCGCCAGTGGAGATAGCCAATCACAATCGCCCAGTAGAGCACATTAAAGCCAATAATCAGTAGAGACGATGTCATATAATTTGTTAGTTAAGGCTTGTTGGTTAAGTGTACCGGGCCGGTGTCCAGCCCGGTACAACTACTTCTATCCACACCATTACCTTCGAAAGCAGGTTCAACGTGCTCGAAGGTCTTCCGTGATAGGGAAGCTTGTCTGTAGCCAAAAGGCTACTATATCTTTTCGGTCGATAGCTCCAGTTCCCGCACACGCTGAGTCTGATATTCGACCAGTGCGTCCCGAAGCGCCGGATCATCGACAAAAAACTGCATCAGTACATTGTTGTCTGGATCGCGGAAACAGATACCGATCTGGGGCATCATCTGTATACGTTCCAGAAAAGCCTGCTCAGTAGGTAGTGTTGTGCGTGTCATGGCGCTGTTGTCTTTTAGTTAACCTTTCCCTGTCACTCCATTCGCTTATGTCACTGATACATTAGTATCAAAATAAAGGCGCACAATGCGCTTCAACTCATCTTCCTGTACTTCGGCAGAGCCGACGAAAAAATCATCGCTAACACCCAGATGGTGCTTGAAAATGACCCCAGCTCGAAAGCTGATTCTACCCAAATCCTTTCCTGGTTTACTTATTGTCTGCCGGTAATGCTCCCACAAACCCACTTCTACCAGATCTGCTTGGATACTTGCCCGTTTCTCTTTTGCGATGGCCGCTGGGAGGGCATCCAGTAGCCTTTCTAGTGGATTTACGTTTGGCATAGAGTACCTATATTGCAATGATTATATTTATTGTTTACCGATAAAAGCTAACTGAGAGTCATGTCGATTGATAAAGCGAGAGCACAAGACTTAGAGAAGTCAATTGAAGAGCTAAGAAATAAACACGTAACCTGGCTAGAACAGCAGTTGCAGGTGAAGGATCAGCAAATCGATGGGTATTTAAAATCGATAGAAAAATATCTGGAAATGATCCAGAACCTGATTGATCAGAACAAGCAGTATGAAGACATAATCCTCCATTTACAAGCCCAGCTTTCAGGGCAGGAGCAAGAAGATATGCAAGCGAAAGAAGCCCAAGCTGAGGATGATATCTCAAACCTGTCTGCACAATAAGCATTTCTCCATTGATCATAACTAGAGTCTATTTAATGCTACCACTTTTACCGTTCACGTATTTTTTTGTCTCACTTTCGATTAAAAACGATGGAAAAACATACCTTTGATATAATTATCACACAATGATAGTTAATTCTAGATTAATAAATTAAACTTTAGAAAAAATATTTTTATGGAGACACAAAATAAAACGGGTTTCTCCGAGAGATTTGAGCAAATAAAAGCTCGGTTTCGGTTGAAAAACAGGGATTTGTCAAGGATGGCGGAGGTATCTGATACGGCCATAAATAAAATAGTTACTGGTGCAACAGAAAGCCCAGATGTTAGAACTTTGACAACTTTAGGTAAAAAATTAAACCTAAGTGCGGAGTGGCTCTTCTATGGCGAAGGTCCGATGATAAAAGAAGAGGTCGTTGAGGATAATTCTTTGAAGAAAGGTCTGCAACTAAGAGACGAACTGATTGCTCAGCTTCAAAAAGAACTTTGGGGAAAGCCTAAGGGTGCCATCTATGGACCACTTTCCAATGATGAGTTAGAGTATCAAACTAGAATGCATGACTATTTGCTGTCTGTTTTCCAGCAGCCGTTTATGCAGTCTATTTTTTTGCACTAGTCGTTGGCAAAGTTGTTGGCACCCTCTTAGCTTACGTGGCTAAGTTGGTCATAATTAACAGTTTAATCTGTAGCGTACTCAATCCCTCGCTCTCTGCAGAACCGACCTTTTTAGTGACCAGATGCCTGATACGAAGCCGTATCAGGCTTTTTTTTTGCCCGTTTTTTAACTATTTCAGACCCATTTTGAAAGTTGGTATCACCCCTGGTATCACCTACATATGACTGGTATCACCTATGTGAAAAACAGATAGTAAGATTCATCCCCTTTTAATCGGGTTTTAATGTGCTTACTGCATGGTCAGCAACTACTGGCCTTGAATTCGTCCGCACCGAGGCTGCACCAAAATGCAGCTTTTATGAAAAATTCAAGAATGGAAATTAGTTTCTTTAGAAGAAGAAGCAAACAACAGGGTAAAGCCCAGCTTTACTGCCGGATCGCAGTCAGCGGGGAGCGGGTAAACATTGGCAGTACGGGCCACACCATCGAGTGGGATAACTGGGACGGCGACAGGGTCACCAAATCGGAATCCGGGTACTATCACATGAATGAACATCTGGACACAATGCGCGATCAGCTCCGGGCACACTACAGCGATCTGTTTCGGAAAAAGGAAAAGATTACGGCGGCCAAGATCAAGCGGCTCTACGAAGGGCAAACCGGCACGGTGAGTCTGCTGTCCGCTTTCGAGTTGTACATGAAGGATTGCAAGACAGATCCCGAGCGTAATCTAACCAAATCTACTATTACTGTTTACGACAATGTCCGAAAGAAGCTGACCGACTTTCTGATCAAAAGAAAGGCAACCGATCTTCTGGTCGAAGACTTTGACTTAGGTTGGGTGAAAGCCTACCGGGCCTGGATGAAAACGCTTCCTCAGTCGGACGGAAAAGCTGGCCACGCTGATAGCTACGTGGCCAAGCAGACGCAGACGATCAAGAACGTGATCATCTGGGCCAAACTCCACAAACTCTCGGATAAAAACCCTCTAGACGGCTACAAAGTGAAAGGTATTGTGTATGACGATCCAATCTTTCTGACCGATGAGCAGTTCATCCAACTGCGCAAGCACCGCTTTTCAAACCCAAGGCTCCAGCAAATCGCTGATGTGTTCATTATTCTGTGCCGAACCGGTTTCCACTATGGTGATCTGGAGGATTTTGTGAAGGAACACAAAACGGCGCTACGTCGGGGCATCGATGGTGAAGTGTGGCTAATGAAATCCCGCATCAAAACTGAGGTCATGATCAAGGTACCCCAGTTCGAGGAAGTAAAGCAGATCATTGGGAAATACGGTGGCTGGGAGAAACTGCCCATGATCAGCCTAGCTAAGTTTAATTTTTACCTCAAACTGGTGGCCGCCGAACTGAATCTGCATCCAGATTTGTCGAGTAAGGCAGGTCGTAAAACATTTACGGACTGGTGCTTCAATACGCTGAACTTGACGACTGATGCAGTACTCGTCTTACTGGGTCGAAAAACAGCCGATGGGCTAGAAGTGTATGGAAGGCCCGATGAAAGGCGAGTAGCCTCGGAGCTAAAGAACAGCAAAGTGCTCCAGCAGAAGAAAAAAGTGTCTGGTGATAACAGGCGTAATAAATCAGCCTAAATAAACGGAAATAGCCCGCTATCGCGGGCTATTTCATGTATATACACTAAAAGTAATTACTACCTTGACTAGCCCGTATAAATGTTTATCATATAGCTCAAGGTTAATAGACGTGACTACAATAAAAAGTCATAAGCGAATGCGGAGCCAATTGAGTCCCCAGTCAGGTACTACTGAAAACTGCGCGGATGCAGGCACCGCCTCCAGTAGGCTACGATCAGACTAAGCTCGGCCTTGAGATCCTCGAAGCTTATGCCTTTCAGGTGATAACCCTGAATAGGACCTTCATAAGCCTGCTCCACGAGCTTTTTGTTGGCCCAGGTCGAGAAATAAACGAAGGGAATAGCCTTCATATGCAGAACAGGATCGGCGGCAATACGATCGCGTAGTTCAAAGCCGTCCATGCCCGGCATGATCACATCGCATAAGATCACCAGCGGTACCTCGTCGGTTGTCTGCAAATACTGCAGCGCCTGCTGGCCATTCCTGAAAAAACGAACCGGGTTACGAATCGAGGCTGCCTGGAGTGCTTTTTCGACCAGGTAGTGATCGTCAACATCATGCTCAATATGAACAATGGGCATCCGATCCAAGGGATCCATTTGGGTAAAATCAACCATGAATAACGAGTAAAAGAAAGACTTGAATTCAAGTGCATGCCTTCGATTCAGTCGGGCAGGTACACACAAAAGGTGGCCCCATGCCCCGGCTGACTGTTGGCCGTGATACCACCACCGTGATTCTCTACCACCCGTTGACAGATCGCCAGCCCTACGCCCGTACCCGAGTAATCGTCCCGGTTGTTGAGCTGCTGAAATACCTGAAAGATACGGTCCAGGTATTTCCCATCGAAACCGATGCCGTTATCGGTCACACTGATCTGATGGTAGAACGAAACGGCGGAGGTACAACGAACATCACTGGGTAGCTCGTTAGCGGAGCGATGAAAGTACTCAACCTGAATCCGGGGCTTTTGTTTGGGCTTGACAAACTTGAGGGCGTTGGCCAGCAGGTTCTCAAACAGCTGGGTCAGCTGCCAGTTGTCGCCCCGGGCCGGGGGTAGATCGGCCACCTCAATCTGAGCGTCGGTTTGTTGAATTGTCCGGTGCAGGCTTGCCAATACACCCGCCATAACCGCCCGCAGCGAAACGGGTCCGAATGCCTGCTGACGGGTCGAGATCAGGGAGTAAGCCAGCAAGTCGCGCACCAACTGGGACATGCGCGCTGCCGCCCTGGCAATGCGGTGTAGATGCTCACCCACCGATGAGTCGGCATGATTGGCGAGCTGTGATCCCAGCAGGTCGCTGAAGGCTTGGATCTTGCGTAAGGGCTCCTGAAGGTCGTGGCTGGCCACGTAGGCGAACTGCTGCAAGTTGTCGTTGGAGCGTTGTAGGTCGTCATTGGCGAGCAACAGTTCCTGGGTGCGGGCCTCAACCCGGTTGTCCAAATCGGCGGCTAACTCCCGGTAGCTTTGTTCGCTTTCCTGCAGCAACTGACGGGCTATGTAAGCGTCCGTAACATCGACCGCCATGTTTAAAATGGCGTACACCTGCCCCTGGCCATCCAGCAGGGGTTGGTAAACAAAGTTGAACCAACGGGTTTGCAACTGGCCCTCAATCAGTAAGTTCGCGGACTGTTCCGTGGTACGGTACGTTTTTGCCGTCGCGTAAACCACGTTCAACAGGGGAATGAAGGGCTGATCGGCGATTTCAGGCAAAGCGTCGATTAGCGGTTGGCCGATCACGGCGTTGGTTTTGCCCCACAGTTTGATCATGGCATCGTTGGCCACCGAAATGAGCAGGTCGGCCGTTTCGTAAACGGCAATGGCAAAGGGGGCATCCGCTACTAGGCTACGGAAACGTTGCTCGCTTTTTTCAATTTCCTGGCGCGCTGCGACTTGTATGGTTACCTCGACGGCCAGAATCAGAACGCCCGTAATTTGGCCATCGACTGCCCGGATGGGAGAATAGCTGAAGTCGAAATACACATCCTCGAGTTTACCTTGCCGGACGAGTTTGGCTAACACCGCCGTCCCATAAAAGGGGGTACCCGTATCGTAGACGTTTTCCAGCAGCGCCATAAAAGGCTGGCCTTCCAGCTCGGGTAGGGCCTCCAGAATAGGTTTACCCACCACCGATGCATCTTTGCCCCATACTTCGAAAATGCGCTCGTTGCCTACCTCGATGACCATGTCACGACCCTTGAGCTGACCGATTGCCATGGGTGCCTGTTCAACGACGCTCCGAAACCGGCTTTCCCGCTCGGCCAGCTGCTGGCGAACGAGGACCTGACTCGTCACGTCAAAGGCCACATTGATGACCCCGTAAATCTGGCCCTTCTCGTCAAGTAGCGGATTATAGGCGTGGTTAAACCAAACTTGTTTTAGCTGGCCGTTCTCGATCACTTGGGCCATGCCTTCCTTTTGAAGGAACGGCTCGCCCGTGTCAAAGACGTGCTGGAGCTGGGCTAGAAAGGGTTGTCCTTCCAGTTCAGGCATCGCCGTGTGCAACGGTTTGCCTTTCACGGAATCGTCTTTGCCCCAGATCGATAGCATGGGGTCGTTGACCTGGTCAATGACCATCTCGCGACCCACAAAGACTGCCGTGGCGGTTGGGGTCGCCATGACCAGGTCCCCAAAGCGGGCTTCGCTGACCCGAAGTTGGTGCTGCAAATGGGCTTCCCGAATCGCCTTCCGACGCGCCGTCAGTAAAGTTACGACCTGTTTGGCCAGAATGTTGAGCGCCCTAAGTTGCCCCTCATCGAGCTGACGCACGGTTGAATCGATGACGCAGAGTGAACCTAGCGTTTGGCCATCCTCGTCGATCAGCGGTTCGCCGGCGTAGAAGACGATACGGGGATCGCCGGTTACCAGTGGATTTTGGCGAAAGCGTTCATCCTGGCGGGCGTCTTCGACAATCAAAGGGGTAGTAAGCAGTAGATTATGAGCGCAAAAGGCATGTTCTCGGGGCGTTTGCCGAAAGGAGAGTCCCCGGTTGGATTTAAACCACTGTCGCGACTGATCGACCAGCGTGATTAAGGCCACGGGCGTAGCGCAGATTTGGGCCGCTAGCAGGGTAATATCTTCGTAGTCTTTTTCGGGTAGAGAATCTAAGATGGCATAGCTATCCAGAGCCGCCAGGCGCTTGGTTTCCTCGTCCGACAAGCGTGTATTCATGAAGGGTACCAGTTACAAGTTAGGTTGGTAAAAATACGCGTAAATCTACTTACGAACAAGGTCAGATTTCGACACGGTCCATGAGCTAGGAACAGTATGAGCCGTAGTTACAAAAGCTCAGGTTCTTTTTGTGAACGTTTTTTATGTTCATCAAAACGCTCGATATACAAGACACTTTTTTGCTACGACGCGACTAGTTATTTGTAGCCCTAAAGTGTAAACCGAACTTGTCAATCATTGCGTGTCTAATATATCACCGTTATATTAGACACTATGAAGATTGGCTACGCTAGAGTGTCCACACTCGACCAGAATTTAGATATGCAATTGAACGCATTGAAAACGGTCGGATGCGAAAGATTCTTTCAAGACAAAATGTCGGGGGCTAGTACGGATCGTCCCCAGCTGCAGCTGATGGTTGATCAGCTGAGGCCCGGTGATGAGGTGGTTGTCTGGAAGCTCGACCGGCTAGGCCGATCCATTACCCACCTAATTGAATTGGTCAATTCATTTTCGGATAAGGGCGTGGCCTTCTCCAGTCTGTCAGATAACATCGACACTAGCACGCCGTCGGGCAAACTAATCTTTCATATTTTTTGCAGCCTGGCCGAATACGAGCGGGCGCTGATCCGGGAGCGAACAATGGCCGGCTTAGCCGCTGCAAAACTTCGGGGTAAAACGGGAGGGAAGCCTAAAGGTTTGACTGAGGAGGCCAAGAACACCGCGCGGGTCGCTGAATCCCTCTACAAAGAAGGGTATTCGATTAAGCTCATCAGCGATCAGCTGAAGATAACCCGCATGACAGTGTACAATTATTTAAAATTTAGAGGAGTAAATATAAAATAAATATATACTAACATTTTTAATGTCATTGTATCCCTATGCCTCAACACTGGAAAGAAAAAGCAACTGTTCAGTCAGCAATAGCGAACGCTTTAGTAGGTATTATAC contains the following coding sequences:
- a CDS encoding PAS domain-containing protein produces the protein MNTRLSDEETKRLAALDSYAILDSLPEKDYEDITLLAAQICATPVALITLVDQSRQWFKSNRGLSFRQTPREHAFCAHNLLLTTPLIVEDARQDERFRQNPLVTGDPRIVFYAGEPLIDEDGQTLGSLCVIDSTVRQLDEGQLRALNILAKQVVTLLTARRKAIREAHLQHQLRVSEARFGDLVMATPTATAVFVGREMVIDQVNDPMLSIWGKDDSVKGKPLHTAMPELEGQPFLAQLQHVFDTGEPFLQKEGMAQVIENGQLKQVWFNHAYNPLLDEKGQIYGVINVAFDVTSQVLVRQQLAERESRFRSVVEQAPMAIGQLKGRDMVIEVGNERIFEVWGKDASVVGKPILEALPELEGQPFMALLENVYDTGTPFYGTAVLAKLVRQGKLEDVYFDFSYSPIRAVDGQITGVLILAVEVTIQVAARQEIEKSEQRFRSLVADAPFAIAVYETADLLISVANDAMIKLWGKTNAVIGQPLIDALPEIADQPFIPLLNVVYATAKTYRTTEQSANLLIEGQLQTRWFNFVYQPLLDGQGQVYAILNMAVDVTDAYIARQLLQESEQSYRELAADLDNRVEARTQELLLANDDLQRSNDNLQQFAYVASHDLQEPLRKIQAFSDLLGSQLANHADSSVGEHLHRIARAAARMSQLVRDLLAYSLISTRQQAFGPVSLRAVMAGVLASLHRTIQQTDAQIEVADLPPARGDNWQLTQLFENLLANALKFVKPKQKPRIQVEYFHRSANELPSDVRCTSAVSFYHQISVTDNGIGFDGKYLDRIFQVFQQLNNRDDYSGTGVGLAICQRVVENHGGGITANSQPGHGATFCVYLPD
- a CDS encoding recombinase family protein encodes the protein MQLNALKTVGCERFFQDKMSGASTDRPQLQLMVDQLRPGDEVVVWKLDRLGRSITHLIELVNSFSDKGVAFSSLSDNIDTSTPSGKLIFHIFCSLAEYERALIRERTMAGLAAAKLRGKTGGKPKGLTEEAKNTARVAESLYKEGYSIKLISDQLKITRMTVYNYLKFRGVNIK
- a CDS encoding phage integrase SAM-like domain-containing protein; translated protein: MKNSRMEISFFRRRSKQQGKAQLYCRIAVSGERVNIGSTGHTIEWDNWDGDRVTKSESGYYHMNEHLDTMRDQLRAHYSDLFRKKEKITAAKIKRLYEGQTGTVSLLSAFELYMKDCKTDPERNLTKSTITVYDNVRKKLTDFLIKRKATDLLVEDFDLGWVKAYRAWMKTLPQSDGKAGHADSYVAKQTQTIKNVIIWAKLHKLSDKNPLDGYKVKGIVYDDPIFLTDEQFIQLRKHRFSNPRLQQIADVFIILCRTGFHYGDLEDFVKEHKTALRRGIDGEVWLMKSRIKTEVMIKVPQFEEVKQIIGKYGGWEKLPMISLAKFNFYLKLVAAELNLHPDLSSKAGRKTFTDWCFNTLNLTTDAVLVLLGRKTADGLEVYGRPDERRVASELKNSKVLQQKKKVSGDNRRNKSA
- a CDS encoding DUF4747 family protein → MAFIRKDKSKKPKQFPFTYLLLNIKLISNRRQGEDAYKQIFQDIYSNTITEHVGRGKRAFLRTMFPENIDGQEFYYGRITRFTDLENNSWVSVITREEITMNLEKGLYPNKQETEYVFVPQAHRLALKLSSDFTIKNAQDFFTKAIGKVVSSDEDFSVNIQQSTDIFEEIFKAQKVENLYINVTYTNSDEIGDDAAEWLDAQLKASNISEANLTFEAGKNETINLDTDLIKGGLDLARENGEVQARVKDVNGKFRRIITKEHPEKNKTVATSEDGLKNVIFMEVMQRYRNNDE
- a CDS encoding response regulator, which gives rise to MDPLDRMPIVHIEHDVDDHYLVEKALQAASIRNPVRFFRNGQQALQYLQTTDEVPLVILCDVIMPGMDGFELRDRIAADPVLHMKAIPFVYFSTWANKKLVEQAYEGPIQGYHLKGISFEDLKAELSLIVAYWRRCLHPRSFQ